A window of the Helianthus annuus cultivar XRQ/B chromosome 4, HanXRQr2.0-SUNRISE, whole genome shotgun sequence genome harbors these coding sequences:
- the LOC110935393 gene encoding protein FAR1-RELATED SEQUENCE 5-like: MVFDTWSDVENMYKSYAERSGFSTRLGAMKKNGTVVTHMYMQCTRSSKPKQTQLESMDPSAFKVSRSSSYKVTDCRARLKLKAISGTTKFFIYGFIEAHNHGLVDKDNLDFTRKRKKLIYDDQRFIHKLSLNKIGPNVAHKIRASLKGGHHNVQGTVVEFKNFTRDLRSFIGKKDAQMVVDTLKARMINLPNFFFECVVVDSELRSLFWADDVSKCNYEAFEDVYNMIFVPFTGVDYHKKCVTFGAGLLYDETIGSYTWLLTTFLKAHNNKQPTLVLTDQDAAMKQAVSGVFNKSIHRLCMWHIVRKIPAKIAGD; the protein is encoded by the exons ATGGTTTTTGACACATGGAGCGACGTTGAGAATATGTACAAGTCTTATGCTGAGAGGTCTGGGTTTTCTACACGTTTGGGTGCCATGAAGAAAAATGGAACTGTTGTTACACATATGTATATGCAATGTACCAGATCCAGTAAACCTAAGCAAACACAACTTGAATCGATGGACCCTAGTGCTTTTAAAGTATCTCGAAGTAGCAGCTACAAAGTTACTGACTGCAGGGCGCGGCTAAAGCTTAAAGCTATCTCAGGCACTACAAAATTCTTCATTTATGGTTTTATTGAAGCTCATAATCATGGATTGGTCGACAAGGACAATCTAGACTTTACCAGAAAAAGGAAGAAACTTATTTATGACGACCAGAGGTTCATTCACAAACTAAGCTTGAACAAAATTGGCCCTAATGTCGCGCATAAGATTCGAGCTTCGTTAAAGGGTGGGCACCATAATGTACAAGGAACTGTAGTAGAATTCAAAAATTTCACTAGAGATCTACGGTCTTTTATCGGCAAGAAGGATGCACAAATGGTTGTTGATACGTTAAAAGCTCGTATGATAAACCTGCCAAATTTCTTTTTTGAATGTGTGGTGGTTGACAGTGAGTTAAGATCATTGTTCTGGGCTGATGACGTATCCAAATGCAATTACGAAGCCTTCGAAGATGT gTATAACATGATATTTGTTCCGTTTACCGGTGTCGATTACCATAAAAAGTGTGTCACATTTGGTGCTGGGCTATTATACGATGAAACAATTGGTTCTTACACGTGGTTGCTTACCACATTCCTTAAAGCTCATAACAATAAGCAACCAACGTTGGTGTTGACCGATCAGGATGCTGCGATGAAACAAGCAGTTTCTGGTGTATTCAATAAATCTATTCACCGGCTGTGTATGTGGCATATTGTAAGGAAAATTCCTGCAAAG ATTGCAGgtgattga
- the LOC110935394 gene encoding uncharacterized protein LOC110935394 translates to MVILPRARYKWINLRLQDFKSISEYNSVMFRITSQLNLCGEITDKEMLEKTFLTFHPSNMILQQQYHERDFTKYSELISCLLVAAQNNELLMKNHETRPVGATSIPEANVATYNGQSESYGRGRGYHRGRGHGRGRDHGRGRGRGNYHSVQFKNKETHQKWHNNENKSSDAKNKKKVGSNACYRCGSNNHWSKTCRTTKHLVELYQQSIKDKAKGIETNFTYEVASVDVTDGHKDHNDTTDLDYDDFLIEPTNLDSSDIVADTTQLDACNFPYI, encoded by the coding sequence ATGGTAATATTACCGAGAGCTCGTTACAAGTGGATCAATTTAAGGTTGCAAGACTTTAAGTCTATAAGCGAGTACAACTCGGTAATGTTTAGAATCACATCACAATTGAATCTATGTGGTGAAATTACTGATAAGGAAATGTTGGAAAAAACATTCTTAACCTTTCACCCCTCAAATATGATACTACAACAACAATATCATGAAAGGGATTTCACCAAATATAGTGAGTTAATATCATGTTTACTTGTGGCCGCGCAAAACAATGAGCTCTTAATGAAAAATCATGAGACTCGTCCGGTTGGAGCAACCTCAATCCCTGAAGCTAATGTGGCAACATATAATGGCCAAAGTGAAAGTTACGGACGTGGTCGAGGTTATCATCGTGGTCGTGGTCATGGCCGTGGTCGTGATCATGGTCGTGGACGTGGCCGAGGAAATTATCATAGTGTTCAATTTAAAAACAAAGAGACCCACCAAAAGTggcataataatgaaaataaatcCAGTGatgcaaaaaataaaaagaagGTCGGCTCTAATGCATGTTACCGATGTGGAAGTAACAATCATTGGTCGAAGACTTGTCGTACGACCAAACACTTGGTGGAACTTTATCAACAGTCCATCAAAGACAAAGCAAAAGGAATAGAGACAAATTTTACATATGAGGTTGCAAGTGTTGATGTCACTGATGGTCATAAAGACCATAATGATACAACTGATCTGGATTATGATGATTTCCTTATTGAGCCAACTAACTTGGATTCTAGTGATATCGTGGCTGATACGACCCAGTTGGATGCTTGCAATTTTCCTTACATATAA